The DNA sequence TCCAGGTGGTCGATTCGTGAATGACCTTGACCTTCACGCCCTTGAATGCTTCCCAAGTCGAAATCTGCTCGTTCGAAATTTCGAGCATGTGGCTCTTGAAATGCTTGTTCTTCGTGTCGCTATTGTTGCGAGTGAATCTGGCGAGCGCACTTTGGTTCTTCTTGGCCTCGGCGACTTCTTCCGGGGACATCTCGTAAGCGCCTTCGATAATCACGCCATCGGGAGTCTTCTGGAGTGTAAGTTCAGTAATGACCTTGGTTGAATCGCCCATCATGGCTAAAAATTCGGTGCGGGTAATATCCTTGCTGGAATCTTTCCCGGTCATGGGGAACATGACGAAAAGCATGAGGAGCATGATGAGAACAATGATAAAATTCTTGTTCTTAAACGGAGCTGGCTTCTTAGGTTGATTCATTATAATCCTTTTCTTTCTTCTCGCAAGATACAAATTTTGCGGCTGAAAGCGCGTCCTTGAACTCGCAAATCCAGACAGTATGCGCTATTTTGACGATGGAACGCCTGCGGTAAACTGCCCGGACCGGAATTTTCACGTGGGCAGGCTCCTTAGGCCCGTAGAAAAATCCAATCGGGAACCGTAACCCCTTTTCCGAAAGCCACAACCGGAACAACTCGGAAAGGTCCGCGTTCGCGTATTCGCGTAGAATTTTATTGAGTTTTTTCTTGTCTAATGAGACGAAAGACGAGGGACGAGAGACTAGAGAATCTTTGTCATTCCCGCCACCGAGCGGGAATCCCCTTGAGTCATCCTGAGCGAAGTCGAAGGATCTAGAGCATTTAGCGATTACTTTCGCATACGCCTTGTCGGCAAGCCCAGCAATCTTGCAAAGCTGTCTGATTGCCCCCGGACATTCTCGTTCCAGATTCGGCAAAAACTCGTGCCTAATCTTGTTGCGTGCGAACTTCACGTCCGCATTGCTCTCATCTTCGCACCAGCATAAACCATTCTCGCGAGCGTAGGCGAGAAGGTTGCTACGAGTGACGTTCAGGAAAGGACGGAAAATATAGACGAGAGACGAAAGACGAGAGACGAGAGATTTGTCTTTTGGGGTGGGGGAAGTTTCCCCCTGATTGCAGCCCGCTGCGCGGTCTTCCATCACCCCCTCTAGCGGGGCTTCAGACGCCAGCCCCGCAACGCCCTTGCTATTGCTTAAAACGCGAATTTCTTGAATCCCTCGTAACCCTGCAAGCGTTGTCCCGCGCTTGAGTCGCATGAACATCGTTTCCGCTTGATCGTTTGCATGGTGCGCCGTCACGATAGCAATTGGGCTGTAGGAGACGAAAGACGAGAGACGAGAGACGAGAGAAATGTCATCCTGAGCGGAGAACCGTAGGTTCGTAGTCGAAGGATCTTTGTCATGCCCGACTTGATCTCTTTGATCACTTAGTGCTTTAGCACTTATGTGAGCATGATCCGCGTATGGGGAGGGCATCTCCCTTTTGTCATCCTGAGCGGAGTGTAACGGAGTCGAAGGATCCAGAGCAATATCGACCAGTGCTTTGTACCTAGCATCTCTTGCGTTTTCTTCGAGCGATCCTTCGGCGGCCTTGAGCGCTTCTCCATCCAAACGCTTCAGGAAAAACGGAACATTGTGCGACTTTGCAAATTCTTCTACAAATTTTGCATCGCGATCCGCCGTTCCTTCGCGCAACCCGTGATGCACATGCGCAATGCCGATCCATTCAATGCCAAGCGCTTCGCGGTTTTTGATAAAATAATGCGCGAGGCAAATAGAATCCAAACCGCCCGAAACTGCAAGCAACAGGCGCTTAAAACCATGATGGCGAATATTTTCAATTAAGTCGAAAGACAAACGGAGAAAACCTCGAAATAAAATCTAAAAAATAGATTAACGTTTCGTGGCTTTGCGTCGTTCAGGTTTTCTAATTTCTTGCTTTGTTGAATTGTGCGTCGAATCGGTTTTCATTTCTACGAATATTTGAGGCAGACGGTCGTTACATTTTTCCTCTACATCTGCAGAGTCGTTGAATGAAATTAAGGCAAGCCCGAGGTTGACAATTTCTAGTGCATGGGGAACTTCTTCAGATGTGTTCCCGAGTTCCAATGAACGAATCGTCTTCTTTTTGAAGTCTAAAATGTCGATACCAAATGTGTATCCATCCAATGCAAAACTCAGTGTGTGTTCTATGCGATAATTTTCTGCCAATTTTTTTAATTGAAGCAGCGTCGCTTTTTTCTCTTGAGGCAAGGGTTCCCACTGGCAGATATTCTGCGGTGTTGCTTGTACGGCTTGAGTGTCGCGGCTTGACGAATCTTCAAAAATAAACGTTACACCGGCGCACATTCTATATTGTTTGCAATAAACGATTGAATCTTCGTTGGAACCCGCTACGTGCTTCCCGCGCATAGTGACAGTGTAATGGTTATTGCCCCATGCATCGGCGTTATTTATTTTCACCTCGTAGTCATAATTAGCGTTGTAGAGACTGTCTGGCAAGGCTTTGTCATTTATATAGCCGAACGGCTCCCTCAATTCGTAATACTCAAAAGTTGTGAGCAAAGCAAGGGAACAGGGGAGGATTAGAATCGCAACGAGACAAAGGATAACTTTCTTGTTGCTGAAATAGTAACCGACTGCAATTGACGCGCCA is a window from the Fibrobacter sp. UWB4 genome containing:
- a CDS encoding ATP-binding protein → MSFDLIENIRHHGFKRLLLAVSGGLDSICLAHYFIKNREALGIEWIGIAHVHHGLREGTADRDAKFVEEFAKSHNVPFFLKRLDGEALKAAEGSLEENARDARYKALVDIALDPSTPLHSAQDDKREMPSPYADHAHISAKALSDQRDQVGHDKDPSTTNLRFSAQDDISLVSRLSSFVSYSPIAIVTAHHANDQAETMFMRLKRGTTLAGLRGIQEIRVLSNSKGVAGLASEAPLEGVMEDRAAGCNQGETSPTPKDKSLVSRLSSLVYIFRPFLNVTRSNLLAYARENGLCWCEDESNADVKFARNKIRHEFLPNLERECPGAIRQLCKIAGLADKAYAKVIAKCSRSFDFAQDDSRGFPLGGGNDKDSLVSRPSSFVSLDKKKLNKILREYANADLSELFRLWLSEKGLRFPIGFFYGPKEPAHVKIPVRAVYRRRSIVKIAHTVWICEFKDALSAAKFVSCEKKEKDYNEST